The nucleotide window GAACAAAATTGCTTTCGATCAATCCACTTCTCAATAGTTTGGCTAACCATTCGGCATCTTTGACATCGGTTTTACGACCAGGAACATTTTTAACATGGTTAGCGTTAGCAAGAATAAGCTGAAAATCACTTTCTAAAATGTTCCATACAGGTTTCCAGTAGACACCGGTACTTTCCATGACAAGATCTGTGACCTTCAGGGATGTGAGCCAATCATTCAATTCCAACAATCCTGGTGTAGTGGTTGAAAATGATTGGATGGACTTCTCCGGCTTTTTGTCTAATGGTCCAAATAAAGCACAAGCGACAATGGTTTCCTGGTGTACATCTAGGCCTGCACACCTTTCAATCATAGCTTCCATGGGAAAAACCACCTTCCTACGTAATTGAACAATACAAATGACAGTCGTTCGGTTTCAAAATTTTTGTATACGTGCTAGCAGCACAATAGATGGTTCTTTCATACTGTCACAACCAGTTTCTTACACAGGGTATCTTTTTCAAGATCCACCAAAAAGCATTCAGCCTGGCTGTATTGTTAGTCAAGATATTGCCAATTCATAAAGATGGCATACTCCCATTTTGAGCTAACAACCATTTTCATTGTAGATGGTGGCTACGAGGAGCGTAGCCACATTGTTTCTTACCTGCTAAAAAAGAACCGGAAGAGCGATTCCGCTCGCTCTTCCGGTTCTTTTTATTTGCTCTCTGCTACTTTTAGGCGGATTTCTGCGCGTGACAACGCTTGTTGTGCACGTTTTTTATCGATATCTTCATCGTCTTGATTGAGACGATTTTCCGCTCGTTCTTTTGCCTTTTGCGCACGGTCCACATCAATATCCTCAGGGAGTTCCGCCGTCTCGGCAAGAATGGTGACTTGATCGGGCCGGACTTCCAAAAATCCCCCGTTTACCGAAATGCTATCTTCTGTGCCATCATTTTTCACACGCACGGCACTGGTCACGAGCGGCGCAACTAAAGGAACATGCCGAGGCAAGACGCCGATTTCGCCTGATTCCGTTTTCGCCGAGACGATATCGGCGTCATTATCATATACGTTCCCGTTTGGGGTAACGACGTTCACACTCGTTTTCAACGTAATCGTCCTCCTTTACCCACGGGTTTAGGCCATTTCTTCCGATTTTTTCGTCACATCTTCAATCGGACCGACGAGGCGGAAAGCGTCTTCCTGAACATCGTCATGTTTTCCGTCAAGAATCTCCCTAAAGCCACGGATGGTTTCTTTCACCGGCACGTAAGATCCCTTTTGGCCGGTAAATTGTTCGGCCACGTGGAAATTCTGGGAAAGGAAAAACTGAATGCGACGTGCGCGAGAAACGGTCAACTTATCATCTTCGGATAACTCGTCCATCCCGAGTATCGCGATGATGTCTTGTAGTTCACGGTATTTTTGCAGGGTTTGCTGCACTTCTTGCGCCACTTGGTAATGCTCTTCCCCGACAATTTCCGGAGCAAGTGCTCTGGACGTTGAATCCAATGGGTCCACAGCAGGGTAAATCCCCATATCCGAAAGGCTACGGTCGAGGTTTGTCGTTGCATCCAAGTGGGCAAACGTTGTTGCCGGTGCCGGATCCGTATAGTCATCGGCAGGGACATAAATCGCTTGGATCGATGTAACGGATCCTTTTTTTGTCGTCGTAATCCGTTCTTGAAGTTGCCCCATTTCCGTTGCCAATGTTGGCTGATACCCAACGGCGGATGGCATACGCCCGAGGAGGGCGGAAACCTCTTGCCCTGCTTGTGTAAAACGGAAAATATTATCGATGAAAAGAAGCACGTCCTGGCCTTCTTCGTCACGGAAATGTTCCGCCATCGTAAGGCCGGTTAGCGCCACACGCATACGGGCACCCGGCGGCTCATTCATTTGTCCGAAAACCATCGCTGTTTTTTCAATGACCCCGGAGTCTTTCATTTCATAATAAAGGTCATTTCCTTCACGGGTACGTTCGCCAACGCCGGCAAAAACGGAAATCCCGCCATGCTCTTGGGCAATGTTATTGATTAACTCCTGGATTAATACGGTTTTTCCAACCCCGGCGCCGCCAAAAAGACCGATTTTCCCGCCTCTAACGTAAGGCGCTAGCAAATCGACGACCTTAATGCCAGTCTCAAGTACTTCCGTACCTGTCGTAAGCTCCGTAAACTCCGGGGCTTCACGATGTATAGGCTTTCGTTCTACTTCGTCGCCAACCGGCTCATCCAGGTCGATATTTTCCCCTAAAACATTAAAGACACGGCTTAGGGTAGCGTTACCGACCGGTACGGAAATGGGTGCACCCGTGTCACGGACAAGCGCTCCACGCTGCAAGCCTTCACTTGCACCCATGACGACCGTGCGCACGTTATTATCCCCTAAGTGAAGAGCCACTTCGAGTGTTACATCGGACGTTTCTTTATCGCTTTGGTATACGTTGAGGGCGCTATTCAATTCCGGAAGCTCACCGCTCTCAAAGTGAACGTCAATAACCGGCCCCAGCACTTGGGTGATATATCCTTCACTCATCTTTTTACCTCCTTGCTTATCTGGTTGTCACGTTGTCCCGATGGTTACTCCAATGCTGCAGCCCCACCGACGATTTCATTGATTTCTTGCGTAATTGCGGCTTGGCGAGCGCGATTGTAAGACAATTGAAGCTCATCCAAGAGGTTGTCCGCGTTGTCGGAGGCTGCTTTCATCGCCGTCATCCTGGCTGCGAACTCTGCCGCTTTTGCGTCCAGCAACGCACCGTAAATTAAGGTTTCGGAATACTGAGGGAGCAACCGCTCAAGAATCGCATTTTCCGAAGGCTCATATTCATAGTTGGTCGTTGCCCCTACGGTTTCTTCAAGTTGCCCGGCCAAATCCGTTAAAGGCAAAAGTTTTGTCTCCGTCACATCCTGACGCATCGTGTTGACGAAATGGTTATACCAGATAAACAGTTCGTCAATGCTCTCCTCTTCAAACATGCCGACAGCCTTGCGGGTAATCGCTTTTACTTCATCAAAGGACGGGTTATCCGACAAGCCCGTGTATTCCATTTCAACCGGAAACCGCAATCGTTTCACTAGATCACGGCCAATTTTCCCAATGATTATAATCGTGTATTCATCCGTCGATTGATGACGCTCAGCGATTGTGTGCCGTAAAGACCGTATCAGATTGGAGTTATAACCGCCTGCCAATCCTTGATCCGATGTGACGACGAGGTAGCCGGTTTTTTTAACCTCACGCTGCTCCATCATCGGGTGGCTGGCATCAGAATCTCCCATGGCAATACTCGCCACTACTTCCTGGATTTTGTTCATATAAGGCTCATAAGCCTGCGATTTCGTTTGCGCCCTTGATTGTTTTGAAGCAGCGACCATTTGCATCGCGCCCGTGATCTGCTTCATATTTTTTGTAGAGCCAATTCGATTTTTTATTTCACGGAGTGAAGCCAATCTCGAATCACCACCTTTTCACATCGGTCTTTATTCATCAGAAGGGTGGAAGATTTGCTTAAAGTCTTCGATCGCCTTATCGAAGTCTTCTTTTTCCGGCAATGTACCCTTTTGACGAATGTGATCGAGCACTTGTTTATTGTTTTGTTGCATATGCGTATACAACTCTTTTTCAAAACGGCGAACATCTTCTACCGGAATGTCATCCATAAAACCGTTCACAAGTGCGTAAATGATTGATACTTGGTACTCGACGGGTAACGGTTGATTTAAGTCTTGCTTTAGCAATTCCATCGTTCGCTCGCCCCGGTTTAACTTCTCCTGAGTCGATTTATCCAGTTCGGACCCAAACTGGGCAAATGACGCTAACTCACGGTAAGACGCCAAATCGAGACGCAACGTACCGGCGACTTTTTTCATGGCTTTCAGCTGTGCCGAACCGCCAACACGGGATACGGAAGCTCCGGCGTTCACCGCTGGCCGCTGACCGGAGTTAAATAGCCCGGACTCCAAGAAAATTTGTCCGTCGGTGATGGAAATAACGTTTGTGGGGATATACGCGGAGATATCACCCGCTTGCGTTTCAATAAACGGCAATGCGGTCAATGAACCGCCGCCTTTCTCATCATTTAACTTCGCCGCTCTTTCCAGAAGACGAGAGTGCAAATAGAAAACATCTCCGGGATATGCTTCACGCCCAGGTGGCCGGCGAAGCAACAGGGAAAGCTCACGATAAGCAGCCGCTTGCTTTGTCAAATCATCATAGACGACGAGGACATGCTTGCCGTTATGCATAAATTCTTCGCCCATGGATGCGCCCGCATACGGAGCAAGATACAACAACGGAGCCGGATCAGAGGCGTTTGCCGCTACAACAATTGTATAGTCCAATGCGCCTTTTTGGCGAAAGGTCTCCACGAGTTGAGCAACAGTCGATTTCTTTTGCCCGATGGCGACGTAAATGCAAATAACGTCTTCTTCTTTTTGATTTAATATCGTGTCGATCGCCAGCGATGTTTTCCCGGTTTGGCGGTCCCCGATGATCAGTTCTCTTTGGCCGCGGCCAATGGGGACCATCGCGTCAATCGACTTAATCCCGGTCTGCAATGGTTCCTCAACGGATTTACGATCCATGACCGAGGGAGCCGGACTCTCAACGGGACGCGTTTTGTTTGTCCCTACATTTCCTTCTCCGTCCAAAGGCTGTCCAAGAGGATTAACGACCCGCCCAAGAAGTTCCTCGCCGACAGGAACCTCCATGATACGTCCGGTACGTTTAACCTCTTCGCCTTCGCGAATATCATCATAAGGTCCGAGGATAACGACCCCAACATTGTTTTCTTCAAGGTTTTGCGCCAAACCCATAACACCATTTGAGAATTCAAGCAACTCTCCGGACATGGCATTGCTCAAGCCATATACACGGGCAATCCCGTCACCAATCTCGATAATAGTACCTACTTCGCTGACTTCAACGTGCGATTGAAAATCTTCAATCTGATCCTTGAGCAGCGAACTAATTTCATCAGGTTTGATGCTCATTTACTTCACCCCTTCAGTTACCGATTTGTAGAGACGATTTTCCGTTCCATTCGCCGCAACATGCCTTGCACACTGCCATCGTAAACGGTATCTCCGATTCGAACGATCAAACCGCCGATCAGCTCTTCATCCTGATGCTCCGTCACGACGACTTGGCGATTGTTCACTTTTTTTGCAAACTGACGTGCAACCGCTTCTTTTTCTTTATCGGAAAGCTG belongs to Salicibibacter cibi and includes:
- the atpA gene encoding F0F1 ATP synthase subunit alpha; the protein is MSIKPDEISSLLKDQIEDFQSHVEVSEVGTIIEIGDGIARVYGLSNAMSGELLEFSNGVMGLAQNLEENNVGVVILGPYDDIREGEEVKRTGRIMEVPVGEELLGRVVNPLGQPLDGEGNVGTNKTRPVESPAPSVMDRKSVEEPLQTGIKSIDAMVPIGRGQRELIIGDRQTGKTSLAIDTILNQKEEDVICIYVAIGQKKSTVAQLVETFRQKGALDYTIVVAANASDPAPLLYLAPYAGASMGEEFMHNGKHVLVVYDDLTKQAAAYRELSLLLRRPPGREAYPGDVFYLHSRLLERAAKLNDEKGGGSLTALPFIETQAGDISAYIPTNVISITDGQIFLESGLFNSGQRPAVNAGASVSRVGGSAQLKAMKKVAGTLRLDLASYRELASFAQFGSELDKSTQEKLNRGERTMELLKQDLNQPLPVEYQVSIIYALVNGFMDDIPVEDVRRFEKELYTHMQQNNKQVLDHIRQKGTLPEKEDFDKAIEDFKQIFHPSDE
- a CDS encoding F0F1 ATP synthase subunit epsilon, with protein sequence MKTSVNVVTPNGNVYDNDADIVSAKTESGEIGVLPRHVPLVAPLVTSAVRVKNDGTEDSISVNGGFLEVRPDQVTILAETAELPEDIDVDRAQKAKERAENRLNQDDEDIDKKRAQQALSRAEIRLKVAESK
- the atpG gene encoding ATP synthase F1 subunit gamma; the encoded protein is MASLREIKNRIGSTKNMKQITGAMQMVAASKQSRAQTKSQAYEPYMNKIQEVVASIAMGDSDASHPMMEQREVKKTGYLVVTSDQGLAGGYNSNLIRSLRHTIAERHQSTDEYTIIIIGKIGRDLVKRLRFPVEMEYTGLSDNPSFDEVKAITRKAVGMFEEESIDELFIWYNHFVNTMRQDVTETKLLPLTDLAGQLEETVGATTNYEYEPSENAILERLLPQYSETLIYGALLDAKAAEFAARMTAMKAASDNADNLLDELQLSYNRARQAAITQEINEIVGGAAALE
- the atpD gene encoding F0F1 ATP synthase subunit beta, producing MSEGYITQVLGPVIDVHFESGELPELNSALNVYQSDKETSDVTLEVALHLGDNNVRTVVMGASEGLQRGALVRDTGAPISVPVGNATLSRVFNVLGENIDLDEPVGDEVERKPIHREAPEFTELTTGTEVLETGIKVVDLLAPYVRGGKIGLFGGAGVGKTVLIQELINNIAQEHGGISVFAGVGERTREGNDLYYEMKDSGVIEKTAMVFGQMNEPPGARMRVALTGLTMAEHFRDEEGQDVLLFIDNIFRFTQAGQEVSALLGRMPSAVGYQPTLATEMGQLQERITTTKKGSVTSIQAIYVPADDYTDPAPATTFAHLDATTNLDRSLSDMGIYPAVDPLDSTSRALAPEIVGEEHYQVAQEVQQTLQKYRELQDIIAILGMDELSEDDKLTVSRARRIQFFLSQNFHVAEQFTGQKGSYVPVKETIRGFREILDGKHDDVQEDAFRLVGPIEDVTKKSEEMA